From a region of the Molothrus ater isolate BHLD 08-10-18 breed brown headed cowbird chromosome 15, BPBGC_Mater_1.1, whole genome shotgun sequence genome:
- the NDST1 gene encoding bifunctional heparan sulfate N-deacetylase/N-sulfotransferase 1 produces MTVLARARRGIWQLSPQVVLLLLFAFCLLSVFISAYYLYGWKRGLEPSGDVAGPDCDEPKVAPSRLLPLKTLKVADSSRTDPLVLVFVESLYSQLGQEIVAILESSRFKYRTEIAPGKGDMPTLTDKDRGRFALIIYENILKYVNLDAWNRELLDKYCVEYGVGIIGFFKANENSLLSAQLKGFPLFLHSNLALKDCSINPKSPLLYITRPSEVEKGVLPGEDWTVFQSNHSTYEPVLMAKTKSAESIPHMSVDAALHTTVMQDLGLHDGIQRVLFGNNLNFWLHKLVFVDSVSFLTGKRLSLPLDRYILVDIDDIFVGKEGTRMKVEDVKALFDTQNELRTHIPNFTFNLGYSGKFFHTGTDAEDEGDDLLLSYVKEFWWFPHMWSHMQPHLFHNQSVLAEQMTLNKKFAVEHGIPTDMGYAVAPHHSGVYPVHVQLYEAWKQVWSIRVTSTEEYPHLKPARYRRGFIHNGIMVLPRQTCGLFTHTIFYNEYPGGSSELDKIINGGELFLTVLLNPISIFMTHLSNYGNDRLGLYTFKHLVRFLNSWTNLKLQTLPPVQLAQKYFQIFSEEKDPLWQDPCEDKRHKDIWSKEKTCDRFPKLLIIGPQKTGTTALYLFLGMHPDLSSNYPSSETFEEIQFFNGHNYHKGIDWYMEFFPIPSNTTSDFYFEKSANYFDSEVAPRRAAALLSKAKIITILINPADRAYSWYQHQRAHDDVVALKYTFHEVITAGPEAGPRLRALQSRCLVPGWYATHIERWLSSYHANQILVLDGKLLRTEPAKVMDTVQKFLGVTNFIDYHKTLAFDPKKGFWCQLLDGGKTKCLGKSKGRKYPEMDSDSRSFLRDYYRDHNIELSKLLYKMGQTLPTWLREELQSTR; encoded by the exons ATGACTGTGCTGGCCAGGGCCCGGCGGGGTATCTGGCAGCTCTCTCCGCAGGTGGTGTTACTCCTGCTCTTTGCCTTCTGCCTGCTCAGTGTTTTCATCTCTGCTTATTATTTATATGGGTGGAAAAGGGGCTTGGAGCCCTCTGGGGACGTGGCGGGGCCGGACTGCGACGAGCCCAAGGTCGCCCCTTCCCGCTTGCTGCCACTGAAGACCCTCAAGGTGGCCGACTCCTCCCGCACGGACCCCCTGGTGCTGGTCTTTGTGGAGAGCCTCTActcccagctgggccaggagaTTGTGGCCATTTTGGAGTCGAGTCGCTTCAAATACAGGACAGAGATTGCCCCGGGGAAGGGGGACATGCCCACGCTGACCGACAAGGACCGGGGACGCTTTGCACTCATCATCTACGAGAACATCCTCAAGTACGTCAACCTGGACGCCTGGAACCGGGAGCTGCTGGACAAGTACTGCGTGGAGTACGGCGTGGGCATCATCGGCTTCTTCAAG GCCAACGAGAACAGCcttctgagtgcccagctgaAGGGCTTCCCACTCTTCCTCCACTCCAACCTGGCGCTGAAGGACTGCAGCATCAACCCCAAGTCGCCCCTGCTCTACATCACGCGGCCCAGTGAGGTGGAGAAGGGTGTGCTCCCCGGGGAGGACTGGACTGTCTTCCAGTCCAACCACTCCACCTACGAGCCTGTCCTCATGGCCAAGACCAAGTCAGCTGAGTCCATCCCTCACATGAGCGTGGATGCTGCCCTGCACACCACTGTGATGCAGGACCTGGGCCTCCACGATGGCATCCAGAGGGTGCTCTTCGGCAACAACCTCAACTTCTGGCTGCACAAGTTGGTCTTTGTGGACTCTGTCTCCTTCCTGACTGGCAAGAGGTTGTCTCTGCCCCTTGACCGCTACATCCTGGTGGACATTGATGACATCTTTGTGGGCAAGGAGGGCACACGCATGAAGGTGGAAGATGTCAAG gcACTGTTTGACACCCAGAACGAGCTGCGCACCCACATCCCGAACTTCACCTTCAACCTGGGATACTCAGGGAAATTCTTCCACACAG GTACTGATGCTGAGGACGAAGGTGATGACCTGCTGCTGTCCTACGTGAAGGAGTTCTGGTGGTTCCCCCACATGTGGAGCCACATGCAGCCTCACCTCTTCCACAACCAGTCGGTTCTTGCTGAGCAGATGACCTTAAACAAGAAATTCGCTGTT GAGCATGGCATCCCCACTGACATGGGGTACGCTGTGGCCCCCCACCACTCGGGCGTGTACCCTGTGCATGTGCAGCTGTACGAGGCCTGGAAGCAGGTTTGGTCCATCAGGGTGACGAGCACGGAGGAATATCCACACCTGAAACCCGCCCGCTACCGCCGCGGCTTCATCCACAACGGCATCATG GTACTCCCCCGGCAAACCTGTGGCCTGTTCACACACACTATTTTCTACAATGAGTACCCTGGTGGCTCCAGTGAGCTGGACAAAATCATCAACGGGGGTGAACTGTTCCTGACTGTCCTCCTGAACCCT ATCAGCATCTTCATGACCCACCTGTCCAACTATGGCAACGACCGCCTGGGCTTGTACACCTTCAAGCACCTGGTCCGCTTCCTCAACTCCTGGACCAACTTGAAGCTGCAGACATTGCCCCCCgtgcagctggcacagaaatACTTCCAGATCTTTTCCGAGGAGAAGGACCCACTGTGGCAG GATCCCTGTGAAGACAAACGACACAAGGACATTTGGTCCAAAGAGAAGACCTGTGACCGATTCCCAAAGCTTCTCATCATTGGGCCTCAAAAAACAG GAACAACTGCCCTTTATCTCTTCCTGGGGATGCACCCGGACCTGAGCAGCAACTACCCCAGCTCAGAGACCTTTGAGGAGATACAGTTCTTCAATGGACACAACTATCACAAGGGCATCGACTG GTACATGGAATTCTTCCCCATCCCCTCCAACACCACCTCTGACTTCTACTTTGAGAAAAGTGCCAACTACTTTGACTCTGAAGTGGCTCCTCGGcgagctgcagccctgctgtccaAGGCCAAAATCATCACCATCCTCATCAACCCTGCAGATCGAGCCTACTCCTGGTATCAG CACCAGCGAGCTCACGATGACGTGGTTGCCCTGAAGTACACGTTCCACGAGGTGATCACGGCGGGGCCCGAGGCGGGGCCGCGGCTGCGGGCGCTGCAGAGCCGCTGCCTGGTGCCGGGCTGGTACGCCACCCACATCGAGCGCTGGCTCAGCAGCTACCACGCCAACCAG ATCCTGGTGCTGGATGGGAAGCTGCTCCGAACAGAACCCGCCAAAGTGATGGACACGGTCCAGAAATTCCTCGGCGTGACCAACTTCATTGATTATCACAAGACCCTGGC GTTTGATCCAAAGAAAGGATTCTGGTGTCAgcttctggatggagggaaaACGAAATGCTTGGGAAAGAGCAAAGGGAGGAAGTACCCCGAGATGGATTCAGAT TCACGCTCCTTCCTGCGGGACTATTACAGGGACCATAACATAGAGCTCTCCAAGCTCCTGTACAAAATGGGGCAGACTTTGCCCACCTGGCtgcgggaggagctgcagagcaccaggtag